In Chitinophaga sp. HK235, a single window of DNA contains:
- a CDS encoding ATP-binding protein: MLLTLSAIANVCLATTDTLPSAYYMQHFDNTNGLPQNTVMAIAADPCGFIWLSTQDGLVRFDGLRFITFGMNSLPLASNRFLAFYSNPQGGLSVYNEWKEHVRIVDGWPHRDTVAVNYPGSYLQWHAINDRLDSGTTGLLGLPEKIQVMGGVIKRLVLYDNIKGVYNIVQGKVSFYEKGVLRYEVPFHHGKKCNFFLLYNRLYYLHDNGTYSALTSKIHTGFLEGDIRADPAFPGGMHNSTFFWNVYTTDQAILYFNQSFYLVKATSQGRLTTTRIISGFNIADLGIQIAWYNEQQGKLYLGSNTKGLFILSKQRFYALKTLTGGDSYYGQTAYTKDKILTAQGDMISTHGEVHSIPAIRQRMPSDWYSVFTDSLHHIWLKWGPWVHKHDGKSFQLLNRWRFPAKISIIHDGGEGKMWIGLKGKGIALMDLYRKNAQPEMFLPLKEDVSYFARYHNTMFMSTDKGFYRIDIPSRRIDTIAALRDMYVRSLYVSGPEEVWITTYGKGFFRYYKGQVTAFPLDANKALVTAHCIIPDNKGFFWITTNNGLFQVSQADLRAYTADTTNTLYYHYYDRKEGFLTNEFNGGCQPCAVKLDNGTISLPSLNGLVLFNPDNIQPLLPNNDLFIDRILADEQEMPVTGHLDLPRKLSQLNITVSSPYMGDQKNLQISYVLEESGHQSIWLPVPEDGIISLSMLSHGDYTLLIRKQNGFGKDNYQEKRITFCIAAAWYQTYWFMLCALGCFVGGCFLLMRLRMRYIRKRNTQLEAAVALKTRELQQRTDVQERIIRSVSHDIQTPLKYQQFLSKKIYEGLAAENNPILTDVAKVMHEHTYRLHHMTENLLNYLKVQVEEQPLRTERFSLKEVVDEILLIFKDIAREKGTAIENYIPADLEWEGNRQLLSVVLHNLVDNAVKVTRNGTIMIAARAQHGGTAIFIKDTGPGMKRELVEWLNTGESPIPLRNGIGLMIVRELITLLQLDLFVSSLPDDGCCFCVQDRPS, translated from the coding sequence ATGTTGCTCACGCTGTCGGCGATCGCCAATGTTTGTCTGGCCACGACTGATACGCTTCCTTCAGCCTATTATATGCAACATTTTGATAATACAAATGGATTGCCTCAGAACACTGTTATGGCCATCGCCGCTGATCCCTGCGGCTTTATATGGCTCAGTACACAAGATGGGCTGGTCCGCTTTGATGGCCTGCGGTTTATCACCTTTGGCATGAATAGCCTCCCGCTTGCTTCTAACCGTTTCCTGGCTTTTTACAGCAATCCTCAGGGAGGGCTGTCGGTATACAATGAATGGAAGGAACATGTACGCATTGTTGATGGCTGGCCTCACCGTGATACGGTGGCAGTCAACTATCCCGGCAGTTACCTGCAATGGCATGCCATCAATGACAGACTGGATTCCGGAACAACGGGCCTCCTGGGACTTCCGGAGAAGATACAGGTGATGGGAGGAGTCATCAAAAGACTGGTGTTGTACGACAATATTAAAGGTGTTTATAACATTGTCCAGGGGAAGGTGAGTTTTTATGAGAAAGGTGTACTCCGTTATGAAGTGCCTTTTCATCACGGGAAAAAATGCAACTTTTTTTTGTTATACAACCGGTTATACTATTTACATGATAATGGTACCTATTCTGCCTTAACTTCAAAAATCCATACCGGTTTCCTGGAAGGGGATATCCGCGCTGATCCGGCATTTCCCGGAGGTATGCATAACAGTACCTTCTTCTGGAATGTATATACTACCGACCAGGCGATACTGTATTTCAACCAGTCATTTTACCTGGTGAAAGCCACCAGCCAGGGCCGGCTCACCACTACCCGCATCATTTCCGGCTTTAATATCGCTGATCTGGGCATCCAAATTGCCTGGTACAACGAACAGCAGGGAAAGCTTTACCTGGGCAGTAATACTAAAGGGCTGTTTATCCTTTCCAAACAACGTTTTTACGCGCTGAAAACTTTGACTGGTGGCGATTCCTATTATGGCCAGACGGCTTATACAAAAGATAAAATACTGACGGCGCAGGGAGATATGATCAGCACACATGGGGAAGTTCACAGCATACCCGCCATCAGACAGCGGATGCCCTCAGACTGGTATAGCGTGTTCACCGATAGCCTGCATCACATCTGGCTAAAATGGGGGCCCTGGGTACACAAACATGATGGTAAATCTTTTCAACTGCTCAACAGATGGCGCTTTCCTGCCAAAATAAGTATAATCCACGATGGAGGAGAAGGAAAAATGTGGATCGGCTTAAAAGGAAAAGGGATCGCTCTCATGGACCTATACCGGAAGAATGCGCAGCCGGAAATGTTTCTGCCATTGAAAGAGGATGTGAGCTACTTCGCCCGCTATCATAATACGATGTTCATGAGTACCGACAAAGGTTTCTACCGTATTGACATTCCCTCACGGCGCATTGATACCATTGCGGCTCTGCGGGATATGTATGTACGCAGTCTGTATGTTTCAGGGCCTGAAGAGGTATGGATCACCACTTATGGCAAAGGGTTCTTCCGTTACTATAAAGGCCAGGTGACAGCCTTCCCGCTGGATGCCAACAAGGCACTCGTCACCGCCCATTGTATCATTCCCGACAATAAAGGTTTCTTCTGGATCACTACCAACAACGGCCTTTTCCAGGTAAGTCAGGCTGATCTCAGAGCTTATACAGCTGATACCACCAATACCCTGTATTATCACTACTATGATAGAAAAGAAGGTTTTCTGACCAATGAATTTAACGGCGGATGTCAGCCCTGTGCTGTAAAGCTCGACAATGGCACCATTTCACTGCCTTCGCTGAATGGGCTGGTGTTATTTAATCCGGATAACATCCAGCCTCTGTTGCCCAACAATGATCTTTTTATTGACAGAATTCTGGCAGATGAGCAGGAAATGCCTGTTACCGGGCATCTGGACCTGCCACGCAAACTCAGTCAGCTTAATATTACCGTTAGCTCCCCTTATATGGGTGACCAGAAAAACCTTCAGATAAGTTATGTGTTGGAGGAAAGTGGTCACCAGTCTATATGGCTACCGGTACCGGAAGATGGTATCATTTCCCTGTCTATGCTCTCACATGGCGACTATACGCTGCTGATACGTAAACAAAACGGCTTTGGAAAAGATAATTACCAGGAAAAAAGAATCACTTTCTGTATTGCGGCCGCATGGTATCAAACCTACTGGTTTATGTTATGTGCGCTGGGATGCTTTGTCGGCGGCTGTTTCCTGCTGATGCGGCTGCGCATGCGTTATATCAGAAAACGCAATACACAGCTGGAAGCTGCAGTGGCCCTCAAAACCCGGGAACTGCAACAACGTACCGATGTGCAGGAAAGGATTATCCGCTCCGTCAGTCATGATATTCAAACACCGCTCAAATACCAGCAGTTCCTGTCGAAAAAAATCTATGAAGGACTGGCTGCGGAAAATAATCCTATCCTCACAGACGTGGCCAAGGTAATGCATGAACATACCTACCGTCTGCATCATATGACAGAAAACCTCCTGAATTATCTGAAGGTACAGGTGGAAGAACAACCTCTCCGTACAGAAAGGTTTTCCCTGAAAGAAGTAGTGGATGAGATTCTGCTGATTTTTAAAGATATCGCACGCGAGAAAGGAACAGCTATCGAGAATTATATCCCGGCAGATCTGGAATGGGAAGGCAACAGACAGTTGTTGTCTGTAGTGCTGCACAATCTGGTGGACAATGCGGTGAAGGTAACCCGCAACGGCACTATTATGATTGCCGCCCGGGCACAACATGGCGGGACCGCTATCTTCATAAAGGACACTGGCCCCGGCATGAAACGGGAATTGGTGGAGTGGTTGAATACAGGAGAATCTCCAATACCATTAAGGAACGGCATCGGGTTGATGATCGTCAGGGAACTGATCACCCTTCTTCAACTGGATTTGTTTGTTTCATCCTTACCAGATGATGGTTGTTGCTTTTGTGTACAGGACCGGCCATCTTGA
- a CDS encoding GH116 family glycosyl hydrolase yields the protein MKNNLPRRHFLKNAGILTAGLSLVRFPVLGKSLWQHQTPWHNIPLNKNIDKSWLQSLYERGEPGRYLKSRNELKYIGMPAGGLHTGTVYVGGDGRLWLWQVYNETMESVHEGISPQTVDWNDGTRLQKVRPRDGAAYVEPVIADNMRVLEQGFAISVSDGETTWIKELTESHWDEIVFEPSYPTALVRYSSKDFPVEVLLKIYTPYIPLDAANSSLPATILRVEVKNTTNATLDIALTGWLENGANKLSALPGKGKKRCRTFAKEGHTALFFDYFTQDPVLQTATDTGSMCLAFHGDHATVNTSLAPWPVTAACFDKEDPAVAELEALGNQVGGIIIKKQIAAGTSLQADFSIAWYFNNPHPKLKQLVKDAEGGYYYGTRFKDALAVSEYLASHFRQLTTATELWQQTWNDASLPHWLLERTFINIGTLATANTYRLADGRFWAWEGVGACAGTCTHVWQYAQTMARIFPELERELRERVDLGAGFEADTGAIIFRAENEKRPAIDGQAGTILRFYREHQMSTDHSFLKRNWPRIKKATQFMLAQDKNGDGMTDTPMENTLDAVWDGEISWIVGLCIAAARAAQAMAEELGDHAFAATCADYVQKGSRNMETQLFNGEYFIHKPDPVKGRKNLGSYNTCHIDQVYGQSWAFQVGLPRVLEKEKTLSALRALWKYNFTMDVGPYIKTHTGGRPYAVAGEGGMIMNTNPLNEPKPYGENVTWQLGYFHECMTGFEHQVAAHMMAEGLVDESLVLTRVIHDRYHPSKRNPFNEIECSDHYARAMASYGTFINACGFQYHGPKGYIGFAPRIQPENFKCAFTAAEGWGSYQQVKSANGQEHTLQLLFGKLRLREIKLEQMKGVSASSVKVMLNGVAIPARYVITEGNIHISLKKETHISTAGKLEIMIV from the coding sequence GCAGTCGCTGTATGAGCGGGGAGAACCGGGTCGTTACCTTAAAAGCAGGAACGAGTTGAAATACATCGGCATGCCGGCAGGTGGTCTTCATACCGGTACTGTTTATGTTGGCGGAGATGGTCGTTTATGGCTTTGGCAGGTGTACAACGAAACGATGGAATCTGTACATGAAGGTATTTCTCCGCAGACTGTTGACTGGAATGATGGCACCCGGCTGCAAAAGGTACGTCCCCGCGATGGTGCCGCCTATGTAGAACCGGTTATCGCGGATAATATGCGCGTACTGGAACAGGGCTTTGCTATCAGTGTCAGCGATGGAGAAACAACATGGATCAAAGAACTCACGGAAAGTCATTGGGATGAAATTGTTTTTGAACCTTCTTATCCCACCGCACTCGTGAGATACAGCAGTAAAGACTTTCCGGTAGAAGTATTATTGAAGATATATACACCTTATATACCACTGGATGCAGCCAATTCCTCCCTTCCTGCTACCATTTTGCGGGTAGAAGTAAAAAATACCACGAATGCCACGTTGGATATAGCCCTGACAGGATGGCTGGAGAACGGGGCCAATAAGTTGTCGGCCCTGCCGGGAAAGGGTAAAAAGCGGTGCAGGACATTTGCAAAAGAAGGACATACAGCCCTGTTTTTTGATTACTTCACACAAGACCCTGTCCTGCAAACAGCAACAGATACAGGCAGCATGTGTTTAGCCTTTCATGGAGATCATGCAACGGTAAACACCTCACTGGCACCCTGGCCGGTTACAGCGGCCTGCTTTGATAAAGAAGATCCTGCAGTGGCCGAACTGGAAGCTCTGGGAAATCAGGTGGGTGGTATTATCATTAAAAAACAAATAGCAGCAGGAACGTCCCTGCAGGCGGACTTTTCCATTGCCTGGTATTTTAACAATCCTCATCCCAAACTGAAGCAGCTGGTAAAAGATGCAGAGGGTGGTTATTACTATGGTACACGTTTTAAAGACGCTTTGGCTGTTAGTGAATATCTTGCCTCGCATTTCCGCCAGCTCACTACTGCCACCGAATTGTGGCAGCAGACCTGGAATGATGCTTCCCTTCCGCATTGGCTGCTGGAGCGGACTTTCATCAATATCGGTACTCTGGCTACTGCCAACACCTATCGTCTTGCGGATGGTCGTTTCTGGGCCTGGGAAGGAGTGGGGGCCTGTGCCGGCACCTGTACACATGTATGGCAATATGCACAGACCATGGCCCGTATTTTCCCGGAGCTGGAAAGAGAGCTGCGGGAACGGGTAGACCTGGGAGCCGGATTTGAAGCGGATACCGGCGCCATTATTTTTCGTGCTGAAAACGAAAAGAGACCAGCCATCGATGGTCAGGCCGGAACCATTCTCCGGTTTTACCGGGAGCATCAGATGAGTACCGACCATTCTTTTCTTAAAAGAAACTGGCCCCGCATCAAAAAGGCGACACAGTTTATGCTGGCCCAGGACAAAAACGGTGACGGGATGACCGATACACCCATGGAAAATACACTCGATGCCGTATGGGATGGGGAGATATCCTGGATCGTAGGGCTCTGTATTGCCGCTGCCCGCGCGGCGCAGGCTATGGCGGAAGAACTGGGTGATCATGCTTTTGCTGCCACCTGTGCTGACTATGTGCAAAAGGGAAGCCGCAATATGGAAACACAGCTCTTTAACGGTGAATACTTCATTCATAAACCAGACCCGGTGAAAGGCCGGAAAAATCTGGGTTCTTACAATACGTGTCACATAGACCAGGTATACGGACAAAGCTGGGCTTTCCAGGTAGGATTGCCCAGAGTACTGGAAAAAGAGAAAACATTATCGGCTTTAAGAGCATTGTGGAAGTATAACTTTACGATGGATGTAGGTCCCTATATTAAAACACATACCGGCGGACGTCCCTATGCTGTAGCGGGAGAAGGAGGGATGATCATGAACACTAATCCTTTAAACGAACCTAAACCCTATGGCGAAAATGTCACCTGGCAACTGGGCTATTTCCATGAATGTATGACCGGATTCGAGCATCAGGTAGCTGCTCATATGATGGCAGAAGGTTTGGTGGATGAAAGTCTGGTGCTTACCCGTGTTATTCACGATCGTTATCATCCTTCCAAAAGAAATCCATTCAATGAAATAGAATGCAGTGACCACTACGCCCGTGCCATGGCCAGCTACGGAACCTTTATCAATGCCTGTGGATTCCAGTATCATGGCCCCAAAGGATATATCGGTTTTGCACCCCGCATTCAACCGGAAAATTTTAAATGTGCTTTTACTGCCGCTGAAGGATGGGGAAGTTATCAACAAGTAAAAAGTGCTAACGGTCAGGAACACACGCTGCAGCTGTTATTCGGAAAGCTGAGATTACGGGAAATAAAATTAGAACAAATGAAAGGGGTATCAGCATCCTCCGTAAAAGTGATGCTCAATGGAGTCGCCATACCCGCCCGATATGTGATAACAGAAGGAAACATCCATATTTCACTAAAAAAAGAAACCCATATCTCAACAGCCGGAAAGCTCGAAATCATGATTGTATAA